Genomic DNA from Turicibacter faecis:
TTTTAGGTTTTTTATAAGGGTATATTTCTTTTGAATAATCGAGATTAATCCAACCGATTTCATTAATCGCTGAACGCGTTTTAAGCTAATGGAGTGTCCCTCTTTAATCAATTGACGGTGTATCTTAATCGCTCCATATCGACGACGAAATTCAAAATAAATCTGCTTGATTTGTTAAAGTAGGTTTTGATTTTCACGCTTCCGATTCGATTTGATGTTTCGATTGATAATAAGTGCTTCTTGGAAAACTTTAAGACCCCACAAATTTGCTAAATATCATGTTCCCCTTGATGTTGATCAATAAATTGACATAATTCAGATCGAGTTACTTTCTCGTGAATGGGGCCCCCACACGATTTATCT
This window encodes:
- a CDS encoding IS3 family transposase, which encodes MKQIYFEFRRRYGAIKIHRQLIKEGHSISLKRVQRLMKSVGLISIIQKKYTLIKNLKNLF